The proteins below come from a single Pandoraea apista genomic window:
- a CDS encoding DUF2946 domain-containing protein: MLRLRHRRLFAWLGLVAMALVLIAPSVSQWRQAQRALLDDALASAICVASDSQTSAHGRSHDHGLLSQACGYCSVAAHLSPAPGVSGPVSPLRVLLARTRVSLLETRRTEAFPPSPLPRAPPRFA; this comes from the coding sequence ATGCTCCGTTTGCGGCACCGCCGTCTTTTCGCCTGGCTTGGCCTCGTCGCCATGGCCTTGGTGCTCATTGCACCAAGTGTCAGCCAATGGCGACAGGCACAGCGTGCGTTGCTCGACGATGCCCTGGCGTCAGCGATATGCGTTGCGAGTGATTCGCAAACGTCCGCACACGGCCGATCGCATGACCACGGACTGTTGTCTCAGGCCTGTGGATATTGCTCGGTTGCCGCACATCTGTCGCCGGCACCTGGCGTTTCGGGGCCGGTATCTCCCTTGCGCGTTTTGCTTGCGCGCACGCGCGTATCCCTACTAGAGACGCGCCGCACCGAAGCATTCCCGCCGTCCCCCCTACCGAGAGCTCCCCCTCGTTTCGCTTGA
- a CDS encoding FeoA family protein: protein MQLSELRKGSTATVTSVADVTNPDAVAHRLRELGFVAGEPVRVVALAPWGGNPMVVQVGATRFALRRDEAARVQVQQG from the coding sequence ATGCAGTTGTCGGAGTTGAGAAAGGGCAGTACTGCGACGGTGACTAGCGTCGCCGATGTCACGAACCCGGATGCGGTCGCGCATCGTCTTCGCGAATTGGGTTTCGTTGCGGGCGAGCCCGTGCGCGTTGTGGCACTGGCCCCATGGGGCGGAAACCCGATGGTTGTCCAGGTAGGCGCGACCCGGTTCGCTCTCAGGCGCGACGAGGCGGCACGTGTTCAGGTCCAACAAGGGTAG
- the feoB gene encoding ferrous iron transporter B, producing MVSTSMRIALVGNPNCGKTALFNQLTGARQKVANYAGVTVERKEGAFVSPKGKTIRVLDLPGTYSLSATSLDEKVTHDVLYGIYVGEAVPELIVCVVDATNLRLHLRFVLEVLSLGRPTVLALNMMDAARRRGIDVDVPALSRELGIPVVETVAIARTGVRALVDILDDVSVSGGAEHARREEGRRAHGDLHEEVRRIMAGSVSLPAAADTLDEHLDRIALHPVLGMIVLTAVMFLIFQAVYFIGKPMTDAIGDSFGWLGEQAGVWLPEGPLRSLIVDGIFGGLGTVLGFLPEILVLFFFILVLEESGYLPRAAFLLDRMMVKVGLTGRSFIPLLSSFACAIPGIMGTRSIADPRQRLTTILVAPLMTCSARLPVYALLIGAFIPDKPVLGVFKLPGLVLFAMYAAGILGAMAVGWISKRLRGTRSQPPLLMELPSYRMPKARNLALGLWERGWIFVRRLTGVILALTVLMWFISTFPSAPAGATGPAIDYSFAGYIGRALEVIFAPLGFNWQISISLVPAFAARETAVTALATVYSVAGGADDSAGLAAALSSNFPIATALSLLAWFAFAPQCMSTLAVIRRETQSWRYVLISFGYMFGLAYFVSFVTFRLALWLL from the coding sequence ATGGTGTCAACAAGTATGAGAATTGCCCTTGTCGGCAACCCCAATTGCGGCAAAACCGCACTTTTTAATCAGTTGACCGGGGCGCGCCAGAAAGTTGCCAACTACGCCGGTGTTACGGTGGAGAGGAAGGAGGGGGCATTCGTTTCGCCTAAGGGAAAAACCATTCGTGTTCTCGACCTGCCCGGCACTTACAGTCTTTCTGCCACCAGTCTGGATGAGAAGGTTACGCACGATGTCCTTTACGGCATTTACGTTGGCGAGGCGGTGCCCGAGCTGATCGTTTGCGTGGTGGATGCGACCAATCTGCGCTTGCATTTGCGATTCGTCCTTGAAGTGCTTTCGCTGGGACGCCCGACGGTACTGGCGTTGAATATGATGGATGCTGCCCGGCGCCGCGGTATCGATGTGGACGTGCCGGCGTTGTCGCGTGAGTTGGGCATTCCCGTCGTTGAGACTGTGGCGATTGCGCGTACCGGTGTACGCGCGCTCGTCGACATACTGGACGACGTCTCTGTTTCGGGCGGTGCCGAGCATGCCAGGCGCGAAGAAGGGCGGCGAGCCCATGGCGACCTGCATGAAGAGGTACGGCGCATCATGGCCGGCTCCGTTAGCTTGCCGGCGGCCGCCGACACGCTCGACGAACACCTGGACCGTATCGCACTACATCCCGTGCTCGGGATGATCGTGCTCACGGCCGTGATGTTCCTGATCTTCCAGGCCGTGTATTTCATCGGCAAGCCCATGACGGATGCCATCGGCGACAGCTTTGGCTGGTTGGGGGAGCAGGCCGGCGTATGGCTGCCCGAGGGGCCACTGCGCAGTCTGATCGTTGACGGCATCTTTGGCGGTCTGGGCACCGTGCTGGGTTTTCTCCCCGAAATATTGGTGCTCTTTTTCTTTATCCTCGTGCTTGAAGAGTCAGGCTATCTGCCTCGCGCCGCATTCTTGCTCGATCGCATGATGGTGAAGGTCGGTTTGACCGGTCGCTCGTTCATCCCGTTGCTGTCGAGCTTCGCCTGTGCGATTCCCGGCATCATGGGCACGCGCAGCATTGCCGACCCTCGCCAGAGGCTCACGACGATTCTCGTTGCGCCGTTGATGACGTGTTCGGCACGCTTGCCCGTCTATGCCTTGCTGATTGGCGCGTTTATTCCGGATAAGCCAGTGTTGGGGGTGTTCAAACTTCCGGGGCTGGTGCTTTTCGCAATGTATGCCGCAGGGATACTGGGCGCCATGGCGGTCGGTTGGATCTCCAAGCGCTTGCGCGGAACGCGCTCACAACCGCCGCTACTTATGGAGTTGCCGTCGTATCGCATGCCGAAGGCGCGGAATCTGGCGCTTGGCCTCTGGGAGCGCGGCTGGATCTTTGTGCGGCGTCTCACCGGGGTGATCCTTGCGCTGACGGTGCTCATGTGGTTCATCTCGACGTTCCCGTCGGCGCCCGCTGGCGCCACCGGGCCTGCCATCGACTATTCGTTTGCGGGCTACATCGGACGTGCGCTCGAAGTCATCTTTGCGCCGTTGGGCTTCAACTGGCAAATCAGCATTTCTCTGGTGCCTGCATTCGCTGCGCGCGAAACTGCGGTCACCGCGCTCGCGACCGTTTATTCGGTGGCGGGTGGTGCCGATGACTCGGCTGGGCTGGCGGCCGCACTGTCATCGAATTTCCCCATAGCCACGGCGCTTTCGCTACTTGCATGGTTTGCCTTCGCGCCGCAGTGTATGTCGACGCTTGCGGTGATCCGGCGTGAAACGCAGTCCTGGCGCTACGTGTTGATTTCCTTCGGCTATATGTTCGGTCTTGCTTATTTCGTGT